In the Bacteroidales bacterium genome, one interval contains:
- a CDS encoding SBBP repeat-containing protein, with protein sequence MNKRFLFIATILGILFFGCKKESDPEGSDPSEKTSSFEWVKQAGGTNTDYGHCIATDDQGNIYTSGCFTGTATFGSFSLQSDGNNNIFITKMDASGEFKWAKKCGGNSLFTDQERMNSMALDADGNVYVCGTFSDTSYFDTTALYTTNNDIFIAKLNSIGDFVWAKQAGGGGNGDFAFSIAVDNLGGVFLAGAFYHEAWFGDISLKGPAPGSYSFIARMSTSGQFSWAKMVAESTVVGIRAITADSEGNAYFTGFYNHSATIGPFPVEAINQFSDIYVAKITASGIYEWVNIAQGANYDVAEAICVDNQQNVCITGTFIDSIQFGTDRLLTSGKDAFIAKMNSSGNWLWAKQGKTTKTIPENLSIGTSVSADNNGNVYATGYLMGTSILGADTIISNGHTNAFMIKLDPNGDFVWVNHSTTKGNSAGACIVPDNSGNCYATGYFSNSTTFGDQVLPWSGSTDIFIAKVKEVKN encoded by the coding sequence ATGAATAAACGATTTTTATTTATTGCCACAATTCTGGGAATTTTATTCTTTGGATGCAAGAAGGAATCTGATCCTGAAGGGTCGGATCCTTCTGAAAAAACCAGCAGTTTTGAATGGGTAAAACAAGCAGGTGGCACTAACACCGATTATGGTCATTGCATTGCAACAGATGACCAGGGAAATATTTATACATCAGGATGTTTTACCGGAACTGCAACTTTTGGCTCCTTTTCTCTGCAATCAGATGGGAATAATAACATATTCATCACTAAAATGGATGCCAGCGGTGAATTCAAATGGGCAAAAAAGTGTGGAGGAAACTCCTTGTTTACTGACCAGGAGAGGATGAATTCAATGGCCCTGGATGCAGATGGTAATGTTTATGTCTGCGGAACCTTCAGCGATACTAGCTATTTTGATACTACTGCGCTTTACACCACAAATAATGACATTTTCATAGCAAAGTTGAATAGCATTGGTGATTTCGTTTGGGCAAAACAGGCGGGAGGTGGCGGAAATGGCGATTTTGCATTTTCAATAGCTGTTGATAACCTGGGTGGCGTTTTCCTTGCAGGTGCATTTTACCACGAAGCGTGGTTCGGAGATATTTCCTTGAAGGGCCCGGCTCCTGGTTCATATTCCTTTATTGCCCGAATGAGCACTTCTGGTCAGTTTTCATGGGCAAAGATGGTTGCTGAAAGTACCGTTGTTGGTATTAGAGCAATTACAGCTGATTCGGAGGGAAATGCTTATTTCACCGGATTTTATAACCATTCTGCAACCATCGGGCCATTCCCGGTAGAAGCTATTAACCAGTTTTCAGATATTTATGTTGCCAAAATAACAGCAAGCGGAATTTATGAGTGGGTAAATATTGCTCAAGGAGCAAATTACGATGTTGCAGAAGCCATTTGCGTTGATAATCAACAAAATGTATGCATAACCGGAACTTTTATTGATAGCATCCAATTTGGAACAGATCGGCTGCTGACAAGTGGCAAAGATGCTTTTATTGCAAAGATGAATTCTTCTGGCAACTGGTTATGGGCAAAACAAGGTAAAACCACGAAAACAATTCCCGAGAATCTTTCAATAGGCACTTCCGTTAGTGCAGATAATAACGGCAATGTTTATGCAACAGGCTATCTTATGGGTACCTCCATATTGGGTGCCGACACGATTATTTCTAATGGGCATACCAATGCATTCATGATTAAACTCGATCCCAACGGGGATTTTGTTTGGGTAAATCATTCCACAACCAAGGGTAATTCGGCGGGGGCATGCATTGTCCCTGATAACTCCGGGAATTGCTATGCTACAGGCTATTTCAGCAATAGCACCACTTTTGGTGATCAAGTATTACCCTGGTCAGGGAGCACAGATATTTTCATTGCAAAAGTAAAAGAGGTCAAAAACTGA
- a CDS encoding MBOAT family protein, with protein sequence MKEIIDGILKQLLYDPENPLLFNSGFFVYFLFFFILLYYAVRRHHRMRTAVFTLFSLYFFYKACGWFVSLILLSAVVDFAISNLIYIQKTKKRKTALLVLSLVLNLGLLFYFKYTNFFISIVNDLNFSEISPLNLILPIGISFYTFENLSYTIDVYRGHFKPVKSFLDYLFFLSFFPKLVMGPIVRAADFIPQIRKEYNVSPHDFSLGFFLIVTGLFKKLVISDYINVNYVGYIFDDPSKHTGLECLLGVYGYAMVIYCDFSGYSDVAIGLARWMGFNVNINFNSPYQSASITEFWRRWHISLSSWLRDYLYVSLGGNRKGKVRQYINLAITMLLGGLWHGASWNFIIWGGMHGTALALDKGRIALFRKVKETWYLRVLGVLFTFHLVGFTWIFFRASSLHDSVVILQQIWYNFDAGAIQVLYAGYDTVFLMMILGFALHFIPQRISDGIVMRMEKFNFATFILIFLAFMFIFYQIKCSDQVMPIYLQF encoded by the coding sequence ATGAAGGAAATAATTGACGGTATTCTAAAGCAACTCCTTTACGATCCGGAGAATCCGCTCCTGTTTAATTCAGGCTTTTTTGTCTATTTCCTGTTCTTTTTCATTCTGCTATATTATGCAGTGAGGCGGCATCACAGGATGCGGACAGCCGTTTTCACCCTGTTTTCACTTTACTTCTTTTATAAGGCATGCGGATGGTTTGTTTCCCTCATCCTTTTATCGGCTGTGGTTGATTTTGCTATTTCCAACCTCATCTACATTCAGAAAACAAAAAAAAGAAAAACGGCGCTCCTGGTCCTGAGTTTGGTTTTAAACCTCGGGTTACTCTTTTATTTCAAGTACACCAATTTCTTCATTTCCATTGTGAATGATTTGAATTTCAGTGAAATAAGTCCTTTAAACCTGATTTTACCCATTGGAATTTCCTTTTATACTTTTGAAAATCTGAGTTACACCATTGATGTTTACCGAGGCCATTTCAAACCGGTAAAAAGTTTCCTGGATTACCTGTTTTTCCTTTCATTTTTCCCTAAACTCGTCATGGGACCGATTGTAAGGGCGGCAGATTTTATTCCCCAGATCAGGAAAGAATATAATGTGAGTCCGCATGATTTCTCATTAGGCTTTTTTCTCATTGTAACCGGGTTATTTAAAAAGCTGGTGATCTCGGATTATATCAATGTGAATTATGTAGGTTACATTTTTGATGACCCATCGAAGCATACAGGACTTGAGTGTCTTTTAGGAGTATATGGATATGCCATGGTTATTTACTGTGATTTCTCAGGATATTCAGATGTTGCAATAGGCCTGGCCCGTTGGATGGGTTTTAATGTAAACATCAATTTCAATTCACCCTATCAGAGTGCCAGTATCACAGAATTCTGGAGGCGCTGGCATATATCCCTTTCCAGTTGGTTAAGAGATTATTTATATGTCTCCCTGGGAGGGAACAGGAAAGGGAAAGTGAGGCAATACATTAATTTAGCCATAACCATGTTATTAGGGGGATTATGGCATGGAGCCAGCTGGAACTTTATTATCTGGGGAGGTATGCATGGAACAGCTTTAGCCCTTGACAAAGGAAGGATTGCCTTATTTCGAAAGGTGAAAGAAACATGGTATCTGAGAGTATTAGGAGTATTATTTACCTTCCACCTGGTTGGATTTACCTGGATCTTTTTCAGGGCATCATCGCTGCATGACTCAGTAGTAATACTTCAGCAGATATGGTATAATTTTGATGCCGGAGCCATCCAGGTATTGTATGCCGGGTATGATACCGTATTCCTGATGATGATTCTTGGTTTTGCACTACACTTTATTCCACAGCGGATAAGTGATGGAATAGTTATGAGGATGGAAAAATTCAATTTTGCGACCTTTATCCTGATTTTCCTGGCATTTATGTTCATTTTTTACCAGATAAAATGTTCGGACCAGGTGATGCCGATTTACCTGCAATTTTAG
- a CDS encoding fibrobacter succinogenes major paralogous domain-containing protein, with protein MILVAATGIALILLSGSSCTKENDDNTIPTGTFTDPRDGTVYKTVTIGNQTWLAENLKYLPAVFGPGTGSQTEARYYVYGYDGTIVAEAKATANYSTYGVLYNWSAAMSACPSGWHLPTDAEWTQLSTFLGESDAGGKLKETGTTHWNDPNFAATNETGFTALPGGYCFSGVSFTDMGIAGCWWSATEANSSGSWYRGMGSSYSELIKISNFKELGFSVRCIKD; from the coding sequence ATGATTCTAGTGGCTGCAACAGGTATTGCCTTAATACTGCTTTCAGGCAGCAGTTGTACTAAAGAAAATGATGACAATACCATTCCCACCGGCACTTTTACAGACCCCCGCGATGGCACTGTTTATAAAACAGTGACAATTGGGAACCAAACATGGCTGGCAGAAAATTTGAAATATTTGCCGGCTGTATTCGGCCCTGGCACAGGTTCTCAGACAGAGGCCCGGTATTATGTATATGGATACGATGGCACTATCGTTGCCGAAGCTAAAGCTACAGCCAATTACTCTACTTACGGTGTCTTATACAACTGGTCAGCAGCCATGAGTGCTTGTCCGTCAGGCTGGCATTTGCCAACTGATGCAGAATGGACACAATTATCAACATTCCTGGGTGAAAGTGATGCTGGTGGAAAGCTCAAGGAAACAGGAACAACTCATTGGAATGATCCCAACTTTGCAGCGACCAACGAAACCGGCTTTACTGCCTTGCCGGGTGGATATTGTTTCAGCGGTGTATCATTCACTGATATGGGAATTGCAGGTTGCTGGTGGAGTGCAACAGAGGCTAACAGCAGCGGGTCCTGGTATCGGGGCATGGGCAGCAGTTACAGCGAATTAATCAAGATAAGCAACTTTAAAGAATTAGGGTTCTCAGTACGCTGTATTAAGGATTAA
- a CDS encoding tetratricopeptide repeat protein — protein MNHFLSVKIATVLLFSVLLSAPNEVSAQSGKSSCDTAMYKRILLEASAASSDSAIKLYEEAIRSIGNCISKSDRKSKRTLQKQLMKSYSGLGMVYFQDLRYDKARQNFDPAYNLSKELSSPVDMADCLFNLAELCLEQSQFREATRYYTESMDQYKIAGDASGQFWCYTGMGIVQKQMGNLGDAVVCYNKALDVTQKAGLKNEAASCYNNLGNVYRKKGDFSRAMESYEKAINQFKALKNDMMVSDCQNNIGNLYLDHGDPFRALDYYNQSLKIVKALNDEYRLIIRYKNIADAYTDLKDYENAGQFLNDAMKLAQKSGDKSFLASCYMQLGKLQSLRKEPEIALAYYEKALSLFETIGSKADVAEALVEIAQIELVRGNINESIKYAENAVKQSAISGSLKIRLDATLCLSNGYEQKGDEKLALEWMKKAVRLKDSIYNADKYRTIEEIEAGFVQNSLTEENKILTENSQLQKNAIRTRNILVILMALCLILSAVIIWLVYKRQKEAKKETAKVQQLSEEKIGKLNEDLSVKERELTSKTIFINQKNQLLEKLIKDLEELKQSGGAAAAIHGLQSTLKQELSPNNWKEFELQFNDVHPGFQNRLLEQYPELSPSERRLCSFIRLDMNTREISSLSGQSIKSIEVARTRIRKKLNVPHEHNLANFIAKL, from the coding sequence ATGAACCATTTTCTATCGGTTAAAATTGCAACCGTACTGCTATTCAGTGTTTTATTATCTGCCCCAAATGAGGTATCTGCCCAGTCAGGGAAATCTTCCTGCGATACAGCTATGTACAAACGTATCCTTTTGGAGGCCTCAGCTGCCTCATCGGATTCTGCCATAAAGCTGTATGAAGAAGCCATCCGGAGCATCGGAAATTGTATTTCAAAGTCGGACAGAAAGTCAAAGAGAACCTTGCAAAAGCAATTGATGAAGTCCTATTCCGGACTGGGAATGGTATATTTTCAGGATCTCCGTTATGATAAAGCAAGGCAGAACTTTGACCCGGCCTACAATCTTTCCAAAGAGCTCAGTTCGCCTGTGGATATGGCCGATTGCCTCTTTAACCTGGCTGAACTCTGTCTCGAACAAAGCCAGTTCAGGGAAGCAACCCGCTATTATACTGAATCCATGGACCAGTATAAAATAGCGGGAGATGCCTCCGGGCAGTTCTGGTGCTATACCGGGATGGGCATCGTTCAAAAGCAGATGGGAAACCTGGGAGATGCAGTGGTATGCTATAATAAAGCATTGGATGTCACCCAAAAGGCTGGTTTAAAGAATGAAGCCGCTAGTTGTTACAATAACCTGGGGAATGTTTACCGCAAAAAAGGTGACTTTTCACGGGCGATGGAATCCTACGAAAAGGCCATCAATCAATTTAAAGCTCTGAAGAATGATATGATGGTGTCGGATTGCCAGAACAATATTGGTAATCTGTATCTCGATCATGGCGATCCCTTCCGTGCCCTTGATTACTACAACCAGTCACTGAAAATCGTTAAAGCGCTGAATGATGAATATCGGCTGATCATTCGTTATAAAAACATTGCAGATGCCTATACGGATCTGAAGGATTATGAAAATGCAGGCCAGTTTCTCAACGATGCCATGAAACTTGCACAGAAATCAGGCGATAAATCATTCCTGGCATCCTGCTATATGCAGTTGGGTAAACTCCAAAGCCTGAGGAAAGAGCCTGAGATTGCCCTGGCGTATTATGAAAAAGCCTTATCGCTATTTGAAACAATCGGTTCGAAAGCTGATGTAGCTGAAGCATTGGTAGAAATTGCTCAAATTGAATTAGTCCGTGGGAATATAAATGAATCTATAAAGTATGCAGAAAATGCGGTGAAACAGTCTGCTATTTCAGGGAGTCTGAAGATACGACTGGATGCTACCCTCTGTCTTTCAAACGGATATGAGCAAAAAGGAGATGAAAAGCTTGCATTGGAGTGGATGAAAAAAGCTGTCCGGTTAAAGGATAGTATTTATAACGCCGATAAATACAGGACCATTGAAGAAATAGAAGCAGGCTTTGTGCAGAATAGTCTTACGGAAGAAAATAAAATTCTCACGGAGAACAGTCAACTTCAGAAAAATGCCATCAGAACCAGGAATATTCTTGTAATCTTAATGGCTCTGTGCCTCATCCTGAGTGCGGTTATTATCTGGTTGGTTTATAAGCGTCAGAAAGAAGCAAAGAAGGAAACAGCGAAAGTGCAGCAACTCAGTGAAGAGAAAATAGGGAAACTTAATGAGGATCTATCCGTAAAAGAAAGGGAATTAACTTCCAAGACTATTTTCATCAATCAGAAAAACCAACTTCTCGAAAAACTGATCAAAGACCTGGAAGAGTTGAAACAGTCAGGTGGAGCTGCTGCTGCAATTCATGGATTGCAATCCACGCTTAAGCAGGAACTATCCCCCAATAACTGGAAAGAGTTCGAATTGCAGTTTAATGATGTGCACCCCGGTTTTCAAAATCGCCTGCTTGAGCAGTACCCTGAGCTTTCCCCCTCAGAACGGCGGCTCTGTTCTTTCATCCGTCTTGATATGAATACCCGTGAAATATCCTCTCTCAGTGGACAGTCAATAAAAAGTATTGAAGTCGCCCGTACACGTATACGGAAAAAGCTCAATGTCCCCCATGAGCATAACCTGGCTAATTTTATTGCGAAGCTCTGA
- a CDS encoding S8 family serine peptidase has product MRPLLFILFWASVNLLLAQEGNNYAPNRMIARLTDEVYQSISHRAVSQIIESIPQLEALGQIYGKAEVVQLSPGNIPIYCFEFEDARITEGLMYAYRSSGVFNYVECDYLGSVQGIGNDSLIPNDSKFNLQWSLYNDGSFWAAPVVADADIDMTEAWIVEQGDTNIIVGIIDSGCKLDHPELNGRIWVNYQEIPGNGIDDDGNTYVDDWRGWDFANTDNNPTDDFGHGTNVTGIIGCNGNNSLGFAGVDWHCKLMILKGINSSNWGYYSWWIAGINYAVDKGVNVLNLSLGGTDPSQGLQDAIANALSNNVIVVASMMNANNDVPYIPASYPGVIAVGATDPDDTRSNPFFWSGTSGSCYGSHISVIAPGNYIYGLSYNSNTSYNSYWGGTSQAAPHVAGLSSLLLSQDPDRTPADIKAIIQNTSEDQVGDQAEDTPGWDPYYGYGRINAYAALIYDPAGISKTDYNTMRISPNPTNGEVKIQWDTFAFIPETLTIQSLLGNEVMKIKLNLVPEKYIYLNLSALVGGVYIISLEKPGKRGIQKLVVYE; this is encoded by the coding sequence ATGCGACCTTTATTATTCATTTTATTTTGGGCAAGTGTCAATCTCCTACTTGCTCAAGAGGGCAATAATTATGCCCCGAACAGGATGATTGCAAGATTAACGGATGAGGTATACCAATCTATATCTCATCGAGCGGTTTCTCAAATTATTGAAAGTATACCTCAATTGGAAGCTTTAGGCCAGATTTATGGGAAAGCAGAAGTAGTTCAATTATCGCCAGGCAATATACCTATATACTGTTTTGAGTTCGAGGATGCCAGGATTACAGAAGGTCTCATGTATGCATACAGATCGAGTGGCGTGTTTAACTATGTTGAGTGTGATTATCTGGGAAGTGTCCAGGGGATTGGGAATGATTCCCTCATTCCCAATGACAGCAAGTTTAATTTACAGTGGTCACTCTACAATGATGGTAGTTTTTGGGCAGCACCCGTAGTTGCAGATGCAGATATTGATATGACAGAGGCGTGGATTGTTGAGCAAGGGGATACCAATATTATTGTTGGAATCATTGATAGTGGTTGTAAGCTGGATCATCCTGAGTTAAATGGCCGGATATGGGTGAATTACCAGGAAATTCCCGGGAATGGAATTGACGATGACGGGAATACTTATGTTGATGATTGGAGGGGTTGGGATTTTGCGAATACTGATAATAATCCCACTGATGATTTTGGTCATGGGACCAATGTAACAGGCATCATTGGGTGTAATGGGAATAATTCTTTAGGTTTTGCCGGAGTTGACTGGCACTGCAAACTCATGATTCTGAAAGGAATAAACAGCAGCAACTGGGGATATTATTCCTGGTGGATTGCCGGGATCAATTATGCAGTAGATAAAGGAGTTAATGTACTCAATCTTTCCTTAGGGGGTACTGACCCGTCGCAGGGGTTACAGGATGCGATAGCCAATGCCCTATCAAATAATGTAATAGTGGTAGCCTCGATGATGAATGCCAATAACGATGTTCCTTATATCCCGGCATCCTATCCCGGGGTAATTGCTGTAGGTGCGACTGATCCTGATGATACGAGGTCGAATCCATTTTTTTGGTCGGGGACGAGTGGCAGTTGCTATGGGTCGCACATTTCGGTAATTGCCCCGGGAAATTACATTTACGGGCTTAGTTATAATAGCAATACCAGCTACAACTCCTACTGGGGTGGCACTTCACAGGCTGCCCCGCATGTTGCAGGATTAAGTTCATTATTACTTTCACAGGATCCTGACAGGACACCAGCCGATATTAAAGCGATTATTCAAAATACATCTGAAGACCAGGTTGGGGACCAAGCAGAGGATACCCCGGGATGGGATCCATATTATGGTTATGGGAGAATTAATGCTTATGCGGCCCTGATTTATGATCCGGCAGGAATTTCAAAAACAGATTACAATACAATGCGGATTTCACCTAATCCCACAAACGGAGAAGTGAAAATTCAGTGGGATACATTTGCCTTTATTCCGGAAACACTCACCATTCAATCTTTGTTAGGGAATGAAGTCATGAAAATAAAACTCAATCTGGTGCCGGAAAAATACATTTACCTGAATCTTTCAGCACTTGTGGGGGGAGTTTATATTATAAGTCTAGAAAAACCTGGTAAAAGAGGTATTCAAAAGTTGGTGGTTTATGAATAA
- a CDS encoding fibrobacter succinogenes major paralogous domain-containing protein has translation MKTKSNSWMIIVAVTTIAILLTVNSSCKKDNDDDNTIIAGTFTDPRDGTVYKTLTIGGQTWLAENLKYLPSVVGSGSGSQTDTYYYVFGYQGTSVTEAKSNSNYTTYGVLYNWPAAMIACPAGWHLPGDQEWSQLMDHLGGQDIAGGKLKESGTTHWNDPNTGATNETGFSSLPGGYLNGDAEFLYTGFNGYWWSSTEFGSSAAWGRGMYYKSEAVSRDASYKSYGFSVVCVKD, from the coding sequence ATGAAAACAAAATCTAATTCCTGGATGATTATTGTGGCAGTCACAACTATTGCCATTCTATTGACAGTTAACAGTAGTTGTAAAAAAGATAATGATGATGATAATACCATCATCGCCGGCACCTTTACCGACCCCCGGGATGGCACTGTTTACAAGACACTGACAATAGGTGGCCAAACATGGTTGGCAGAAAACCTGAAATACCTGCCATCAGTAGTTGGCTCCGGCTCGGGTTCGCAAACCGATACTTACTATTATGTTTTTGGTTATCAGGGTACTTCTGTCACCGAAGCTAAATCTAACTCCAATTACACTACCTACGGTGTCTTATACAATTGGCCGGCAGCTATGATTGCATGTCCGGCTGGTTGGCATTTGCCAGGCGATCAAGAATGGAGTCAATTAATGGATCATTTGGGGGGACAAGACATTGCAGGTGGAAAACTAAAAGAAAGCGGAACCACTCATTGGAATGATCCAAATACCGGGGCTACCAATGAAACCGGCTTTTCTTCCCTTCCGGGTGGCTACCTGAATGGCGATGCCGAATTCCTTTACACCGGCTTTAATGGATATTGGTGGAGTTCTACTGAGTTTGGCTCCTCTGCAGCCTGGGGCCGTGGAATGTATTACAAAAGCGAAGCAGTCTCAAGAGATGCCAGCTATAAATCCTATGGTTTTTCTGTCGTTTGTGTGAAGGATTAA
- a CDS encoding response regulator transcription factor produces the protein MKVLIIEDEEHAALRLSKMLKELEPGIEINGPLDTIKNSVLHLQEKMDYDLIFLDIQLADGRSFSIFEQININNPVIFTTAYDEFAVKAFELNSVDYLLKPIHQERLKTALLKFKKMKEVYGNGETSAFLNELLISFKSQQEKQYQSRFLVSKADSLIPVQAEEVAYFYAEDKVVFLVKSEGSKYIVNYTLDDLENRVNPKQFFRVNRQYLVSVHAIKKVHHYFNYKLKLDLSPISDEDVVVSKLRTSDFKMWMNG, from the coding sequence ATGAAAGTATTGATCATTGAAGATGAAGAGCATGCAGCTCTGAGGTTATCAAAGATGTTAAAGGAATTGGAGCCTGGTATTGAGATAAACGGCCCATTGGATACCATCAAAAATTCGGTTTTGCATTTACAGGAGAAGATGGATTATGATCTAATTTTCCTGGATATTCAGCTTGCTGATGGCAGAAGCTTTTCCATATTTGAACAGATAAATATCAATAATCCGGTGATTTTCACCACTGCTTACGATGAGTTTGCTGTGAAGGCTTTTGAGTTAAACAGTGTGGATTATCTATTAAAACCCATTCATCAGGAAAGGCTAAAGACTGCACTGCTTAAATTTAAGAAGATGAAGGAAGTTTACGGCAATGGAGAGACTTCAGCCTTTCTTAATGAGTTGTTGATTTCTTTTAAATCGCAACAGGAAAAGCAATACCAGAGTCGATTCCTGGTTAGCAAGGCAGATTCACTAATCCCTGTCCAGGCAGAAGAGGTTGCCTATTTTTATGCAGAGGACAAGGTTGTATTCCTTGTTAAATCGGAAGGGTCGAAATACATTGTTAATTATACCCTTGATGATTTAGAGAATAGAGTAAATCCAAAACAATTCTTCAGGGTGAACCGGCAATACCTTGTTTCGGTACATGCGATCAAAAAGGTGCACCATTATTTCAATTACAAGCTTAAACTGGATCTTTCACCCATTTCAGATGAGGATGTTGTGGTGAGCAAATTAAGAACCAGTGACTTTAAAATGTGGATGAATGGGTGA
- the tilS gene encoding tRNA lysidine(34) synthetase TilS, with protein sequence MLQKFRTFIQRNQLFRQDHMILLAISGGVDSVVMCELMRQAKFKFAIAHCNFLLRAEESDADEAFVEHLALAMDVPIHIRHFETAAYARENGISIQMAARELRYAWFEELMDQHGYKYVANAHHLDDQAETFFINLLRGTGLSGLHGIMPKQGRIIRPLLFATREEIAEFAFVEGLSWREDSSNKSKKYLRNRLRHEIMPLLKDIDPSFSKSLNNTIRIIRETETIYRQKIDEGKADLIETNKNDVRILISWLEEFSPMETWLYELLRPYDFSFAVVEEIVNSLGSISGKIFFSSTHRLIRDRDYLIIESFSQLDQKSTEPIVAFDPLLQKQPQLPIPLSFSIERAKDFVIPEGQEIACLDYDKLHYPLMLRRWRKGDFFFPFGSSGKKKMSDFFVDRKISIDEKESILLLTSGEDIIWVTGMRMDNRFRITESTKKILVATLELPPEPKGCFLGIQI encoded by the coding sequence ATGTTGCAGAAATTTCGCACGTTCATTCAACGAAACCAGCTTTTCAGGCAGGATCATATGATCTTATTGGCTATAAGTGGAGGTGTTGATTCTGTTGTAATGTGTGAGTTGATGCGCCAGGCAAAATTTAAGTTTGCGATCGCTCATTGCAATTTCCTTCTACGGGCCGAAGAATCAGATGCAGATGAAGCCTTCGTTGAACACCTGGCACTCGCAATGGATGTCCCAATTCACATCAGGCATTTTGAAACTGCAGCATATGCCAGGGAAAATGGAATTTCTATTCAGATGGCTGCCAGGGAATTACGATACGCCTGGTTTGAGGAGCTAATGGACCAACATGGTTATAAGTATGTAGCCAATGCACATCATCTCGACGATCAGGCTGAGACATTCTTTATTAACCTGCTTAGAGGTACTGGCCTTAGTGGTTTACATGGCATTATGCCCAAACAAGGAAGGATTATCAGGCCACTCCTTTTTGCTACAAGAGAAGAAATTGCTGAATTTGCATTCGTCGAAGGACTCAGTTGGAGAGAAGATTCATCAAATAAAAGCAAAAAGTACCTCAGAAACAGGCTTCGGCACGAAATAATGCCACTTCTCAAGGACATAGACCCTTCTTTCAGCAAATCTCTCAACAATACCATCAGGATTATTCGGGAAACTGAGACAATTTATCGCCAAAAAATTGATGAAGGGAAAGCAGACCTTATTGAAACAAATAAAAATGATGTCAGGATTCTCATTAGTTGGCTCGAAGAATTCAGTCCAATGGAAACATGGTTGTATGAATTACTGAGACCCTACGATTTTTCATTTGCTGTAGTAGAAGAAATTGTAAACTCTCTCGGTTCTATCTCCGGAAAAATATTCTTCTCCTCAACACATCGCCTGATTCGGGATAGAGATTACCTGATCATTGAATCGTTCAGCCAACTGGATCAGAAATCAACAGAACCAATAGTAGCCTTCGACCCTCTTCTTCAAAAACAACCACAACTTCCTATCCCTCTTTCATTTAGTATCGAAAGGGCTAAAGATTTCGTGATACCGGAAGGCCAGGAAATCGCCTGCCTCGATTACGATAAACTCCATTATCCTTTGATGTTAAGAAGGTGGAGAAAAGGGGATTTCTTTTTTCCTTTCGGAAGCAGTGGGAAAAAGAAAATGAGTGACTTCTTTGTCGATAGGAAAATCTCGATCGATGAAAAAGAAAGCATTCTGCTGCTTACATCAGGTGAGGATATCATCTGGGTCACAGGAATGCGAATGGATAACAGGTTCAGAATAACCGAATCCACCAAAAAAATCCTGGTAGCTACCCTCGAACTCCCCCCGGAACCCAAAGGTTGTTTTCTCGGGATTCAAATCTAG